The genome window TTGGGAAAGTACAaacgctggtgctgctgctgtgccaggactcttttctccttcccctctgcacacaggcactgctccttgcagctgcagagaaggtcttggaggaaggatctcggaagaacaagtcactgcagggccctttattttgtttaaatacagaGACAGTAcagctcctcatttgcacagcctccAGGGCACAGCAAATCTGGATAGACTGTGAGTTAGAAACTGGAGGAATAAAGACATGTGTTTGTGGGAAACACTCAGATAAGTAAAGCAAAGTGAAATAGAAGGAATAACCATACCCAAAATCACCATAAAAAGATCAGCAAAAGAGAGGTTGGGTCTATAATGAGATATAAGTACTatgcagaagacaacagaaactttattgcttctgaaagtatccagtcattagttttctgagggcatccttgatctcatggtttctcatgctgtagatgagggggttcatgGCTGggggcaccactgagtacagaactgccaccagcaggtccagggatggagacgagatggaggggggcttcaggtaggcaatcgtggcagtgcttacaaacaaggagaccacagccaggtgagggaggcacgtggaaaaggctttgtgccgtccttcctcagaggggatcctcagtacagccctgaagatctgcccataggacagcacaatgaaaacaaaacaaccaaagacTAAACAGGCACTAACCACAAGTACcgcaacttccctgaggtaggcatctgagcaggagagcttgaggatctgggggatttcacagaagaactggtccagtgcattgccttggcagaggggtagtgaaaatgtattggcagtgtgcagcacagcgttgagaaacccacagccccaggcagctgctgccatgtggacacaagctctgctgcccaggagggtcccgtagtgcaggggtttgcagatggcaacgtagcggtcataggccatgataGTGAGAAGgaaatactctgctgagatcaaaaagagaaacagaaagacctgggcagcacatcctgcataggagatggccctggtgtcccagagggaattggccatggatttggggactgtggtggagatggtgcccaagtcgaggagggagaggttgaggaggaagaagtacatgggtgtgtggaggcggtggtcacaggctacggcagtgatgatgaggccgttggccaggagggcagccaggtagatgctcagcaagagccagaagtgcaagagctgaaGCTCCCacgtgtctgcaaatgccaggagaaGAAACTCAGTGATGGAAGTGCTGTTGGACTTTTTCTTCCTGTGGGAATGGGGTTTTGTCAAATTAGAAAAAAGACACTGAAGGGTCAGGGCATTATTCTCTGAGCAATATCAAAGCCATTTCCCATAGACCCTCCCACTCTCACACACAAcgaaacttttccttttctagGAGACTTTCCTTCAGATCTGTGGCTGGAGCCCTGCTTGGTGCTGGCTGAGCTTGCAATGAAGAGCAGGGCCTCTGCCCATGGGCTCTTGAaaagtcagccctgctctgcagcagtgggtcCATGGGATAGGTGCGGGCAGGGGCCAGTCTGGTGTTTGACTTTGTCAGCTGAAACCGCTCCTAACACAGAAgggcttgtcagcatctgcacccCCTGTGCTAAGGAACCACGAGGGTGAAAGTAGTTTAAGAGTTCTAGGGTTTTTTACAGTTGCCTACATTGCCCCTGGGGAGTTTTCTTAGATCTCGGGAACCTTCAGCATTTCTGCTGCACTCGGGGAGAACAGCGTGAGCCAGGCAAGTCAAGACGATTGCCTGTGGCTTAgtgcagagagagggggagctgCTCCATCCTTCTGTCTAGTTCCCACTTTCACTGTGCttgcacctttctgagatggagggtGATCACGCTCCCATGTTACCCTGAAAAGCCACCAGACACTGCTGAGAGCAGAGACATCCACTGCAGACCACCAAATATCTCACCCTTTCTCAAAGTCTCAGCACCCTGCTTCTAGCCAAGGACACACCAGGCTCATTTCACCAACCCAagagcatttcctcagtcatagcatctctgtgcttctccatggggcTTTCAGATAACAGAAAGATTCTATGAGACAGATTGGCATCCTGCAGGACAGCTAACAGCTTGGAAGGACACTCTGAGGTGATAGACAAGTGACCTGATGTGATGGCATCTCTGTAAGGGAGAATCAGctcattccccagccccacagacagcATTGAGCATAACCCCTCAGATAATGAGAAAGATGGGACacttgttcccatggacacagctgcatgggaggacccacaagatcagtgtgtgactctgcagctgaaactcctaTCCCCAGAGAACCTGACAGCAAGAACAAgataacaatagcaataacacagacaagtggggaaacaaggaaaaaagcagtgatggtctggctcagagaggcaaggggagaggcagctgggcactcaggaaagagttacccatacccagctgtgcatgccacctgccagacaccagcacagccaggcagttgttctcagtccctgtgctctacttcaggaggctcctatcagacttactgatcactccaagttacagctcaggagtctcagggacttgttcaagcatgacagcttctctcccatttctccccccaaattccccaagactaggaaacagaaaacacagaatcaGGAAAGCTCCTTAACATTAGCGTAAACCCTGCTTTGACCTCACACTTCAAAAGTGCCCTCAGAAATGTCCTGGGGAATGATCTGGAGCTGTGAGCATCCCTGACCCACAAagcaccctcttgtcagcagaaggaccctgccccGCTGGGGATTgcttcttccacccacagcttctccccactctgctgttggagttccccaggcaggctgagtacttaccctgaccagtggcagagtccctgccccagcacacagccccctggggtgcagggaccctgctcagaaggacagccctgggcacccctggctgcacacccaccttcacactctgcagccatccccaggggaaggcagctgacatgccctgtccctctgagggtgcagcagggaagctgtgctccaaagcacgtCCTTTTTGTCTACACTGGAGAAACCGTGAGAGTCCTCCTGACACATCccataggctgtgggatgtgccagctttagaaggtcattccaggaaccacagctgcattgccctgcagccagagacttaccCTGTGAAGGGctttgaagatttttctccagGTCGCCTCTCCTCTGACCTCCCACCCCAGACTACCTTTAACCTAtttctgcctcacttctctcccttcggtgcctgcaggcagtgccctcagccctgctgcgctttgcagaggagctgctcctgggcagagctgtctctctgcagtgctgcctgcttgccatgagctccctccagcccaggagcccagcccagctcagcagcagaggaccagcccaaggcagcactttctctgccccctctgggctccctccaggtgtccctgggctccaggggaacctgctggcaaacaggctgaagcaatcactggtgttcCTTCCCTCAGCTACAGAGACTTCTGTCCTGtggcatttcttttattagaaaaagagttGGGTATGTGTTaaggaggctcacacaatcaaatccaagtggtgttaaaactcagatttgttcttcagtaaaaagttagttagaactccggtaacatttgtgaaccacaggctcaaggatgtaaggggaattagtacttcACAGCGGACTTAAGAATTCAAATTCAGAATACAAATAACGTCACAGCATACTTAAATATGCTCTCTAATTCAACACTGTGTAACTTAGCTATCTAATAAATAgcgcagaaagcagaagcagtcaaaatgaaaatcctccaggtgactgcctgcctgctctttgggcactttccaaagcaaatattcaAGTCAGTTGCCTTCAATCTTTTCACAAGTGATCCACAACACATCTCTTATTTATAGTTAGTGTCCCGTAAAGATATAACCATCACCCTTAAAAAGTGACATATATTGTCAAAGAAGTATCTGAGCCATGTACAGTTCTCATGCACCACgtatcagtgtatttttattACTCTCTTTTCATGTGGATAAAATCAGACAGCCTTTTGTTgacacggaagtcacggacactgcacacaatcaatatgatcaagcagatgccactttattgccctaatagctcggtttatatactcattttggttcccgatcacgcataagctgattaaagattggttagcatgtgctatccacgcgcctaaagcaatagtttgattggataagactttctgatcacgCAAATGATTGTCTCCGCCTGTATCTTGTTCTGTCCTTCTTTCCGTCACAtaggcccaactttgtcctgcttttttgtgcttgctccatcaaaattgtagCAACAATTATCGTTAACAAAGCGCCCTTGAAGCCAGCTGCTTGCAAGGCGTCCTTGAGGCCTACTGCCTACAAAGCGTCTTTGAGgcctgcaaagcgtccttggctcacaagttaatcaggtccatcgtgcctggattgttcactatgtgtccattactttccaagtatcccacacctTTCTTTGCAGCCCTGACAGGAGTCTGTATCATCATGGGAACAAAGACCATCACACCTTGGCTTCACTGAAACTCAGGCAtacctcccactgacttcaaaaccTAAACCAGATTTTTACCACCAGCCTTTGATTCCCAGCTTGTGTCTCACAGAAATAAATGTTCCTCGCACCTTCATAGACGGAGGATTGAAATAGATCACTATTTAACTTTGAGACATGTGACATGGACTGCTGGATGGTTTTGGAAGTGAATGGCGATTGGGAAGCACAGCGTGGGTGCTTGCATTACTGCGGCACATAACAAAGAGAGGATGAGTTTACAGAGGAACGTGACAGCCTTACGAAGTGTTCATGGATCTGCTATTGTAATGTTGATGTCCCACGAACTCCGGGCAGGCAATGAGTCCAATGCATTCAATGCTGCCGTTGCTCAGTGTGGCTAGTGGGTTTGCTGGTCATTACGTGTGGTTACTTCTGACTATCAGCTACCTAAAGAGACAAGCAAATATGTGCTGCATCTCCTGGTTGAGGCCTTACTGGCCCTATCTCCTCCCCGTGCTAGCTCACATCACCAGTAAAAATGCTGGTCTTCTTGTTATGCAGACATAAATAAATACCGGTCCTGTTATCTATCATTTCTGATAGTTGTGGGCACCTACAGGGCGGCAAAACAGGGGTGCCAGAGCCTGTTGATCCCAAATATGCCCATCTTCGTTATGAGTATGTCCCTGCTAACAGAGGTACCAGCTATTCCCTCTGCTGTTTGGGGCACTTGCATCCTTGAAGAGATGCCACTCACTCCGGTAGCCAACACCACAGGGCAGGGGCCCGCACAGCCCCAGCCTGACCCCAGGACCTGGCACCAGTTTTCATTCTCACACTCAGGGGTCTCACCGGCAGCTGGCGCTTGGTCCTTGCAtcacacgtgcacacacatgcaatAGAGTGATAATACTCAgggattttaaacaaaatatttaataagaagatagaagaagacaggacagactgcagtgatcaggcacagggctcagccagacaagcGCACTCACTGGCCCCATTTTACCATCGAATTATAGACTCTTtgaatagtttgtgttggaagggtcctttaaaggtcatctagtccaagccccctgccatgagcagggacatcttcaacctcatcaggttgctcagagccccatccaacctgaccttgaaggtttccagggatggggcatctacagcctctctgggcaacctgttccagtgttttaccgCCCTCATCGTAAAAAAGCTCAACcgtgtatctagtctgaatctaccctcttttaggttaaaagcattaccccttgccctatcgcaacaggccctactaaaaagtctggccccatctttcttctaagcccccttgaattactgaaaggctgcaataagttttccccggagccttctcttctctgggggctgaacaaccccaagtctctcagcctgtcgtcataggagaggtgctccagccctctgatcatttttgtggccctcctctggacccgctccaacatgtccatgtctttcctgtgctgaggaccccagagctggacacagcactccaggtggggcctcacgagagcagagcagagaggcagaatcacctccctcgactgcTGGTCACACTTATTTAGATGCAGCCAagaatatggttggctttctgggctgcgagcacacattgctggctgatgcccagcttttcacccaccagtacctCCGCGTCCTTCTTTGcatggctgctctcaatcccttcacccCCCAACCCATACTGATATCGGCGGTTATTTTACACGGGACTGGCCCCTTTTGTATCCTTTTCTGCCAACCCCCATCTTTATTTCTCCCTGCTCCACCTTCCCCTGCACGTCCCTCATGGGTTTGCACAGCTCTACGGATTCCCGCATCCCTCCCAGTCCAGCGTCCCCCTGGTTCACAGCCTTGCAGAGTCCAGGCTGATCCTCCTGGAAGTGGTGCCTGTGGTTTCTCGATGGCCCATCAACTACTGTGAGCAGTGaagtttgctttctgctgttgtcTCCATGGTTGCTCTGCCAGGCCTGTGTCTTGATAAATTTGGGTTCCTGGCTTCCCCTTTTTCTATTGGTTTCCCAGTTGACAGCTCCTGCCCGGACCCCACAGCCCAGGGACAAGCCACAGGATGGTGCTGCCTATCAGCCCCGCTTGCATTCTGCTGCCCTGGGGACTCTCaggtccccccagccccctgagaAATATTCCCCTGCAGCTGACCCTGCTGAAGAcaggaaatcatagaatcagagaatcaaggaatcattgaggttggaaaagacccttaagaccatCACATGCAGTGGGGTGAGGGAAAAATTCCAAATGTAAAAGTCAGTGGTAATTCAGTGTGTGCCTGGAAAGACGGAACCACAGCCACGACATCATGAACACAAAGTCCTGCAAAGCTGGGCCATGCAAGGCGGGGGACGAGGGGAGGTCCGTCGAGCATCTGATGCTCACGACTGTCCCGATCCAATGGCGTgaaaggtttcgatatgatcccaagagtgagattaagacacaaacgaggtcaaatgct of Harpia harpyja isolate bHarHar1 unplaced genomic scaffold, bHarHar1 primary haplotype scaffold_39, whole genome shotgun sequence contains these proteins:
- the LOC128138357 gene encoding olfactory receptor 14C36-like produces the protein MKCLFSNLTKPHSHRKKKSNSTSITEFLLLAFADTWELQLLHFWLLLSIYLAALLANGLIITAVACDHRLHTPMYFFLLNLSLLDLGTISTTVPKSMANSLWDTRAISYAGCAAQVFLFLFLISAEYFLLTIMAYDRYVAICKPLHYGTLLGSRACVHMAAAAWGCGFLNAVLHTANTFSLPLCQGNALDQFFCEIPQILKLSCSDAYLREVAVLVVSACLVFGCFVFIVLSYGQIFRAVLRIPSEEGRHKAFSTCLPHLAVVSLFVSTATIAYLKPPSISSPSLDLLVAVLYSVVPPAMNPLIYSMRNHEIKDALRKL